From Methylobacterium radiodurans, a single genomic window includes:
- a CDS encoding Orn/Lys/Arg decarboxylase N-terminal domain-containing protein: protein MDFHRRFTVLMCTPTFDPGDLEGARVDQIVAAVEQRGFEVVRARRVEDAAIAVQTDAAVGCLVVDWGKRGLDGKAAALIDMMRKRGLEMPIVIMVRRKRLEDIPVELLDFIDGYIFLAEETPEFIARGLVSRVTQYAETLKTPFFGALVDYAEKGNQLWTCPGHNGGIFYNRSPIGRIFVEHLGEAIFRDDLDNSVLDLGDLLTHEGPALKAQKEAAQIFGAEKTYFVLNGTSASNKIVLSSLVAEGDLVLFDRNNHKAAHHGALFLGGGIPIFLETDRNAYGLIGPIYHEALDETRIREKIRNNPLVKDRDAWRKERPFRVAVIEQCTYDGTIYDAQEILERIGHLCDYILFDEAWAGFMKFHPLFQRRFAMGLTGLDETAPGIIATQSTHKQLASFSQASQIHTKDGHIRGQTRRVEHRRLNESFLVHASTSPFYPLFASLDVGAQMMKGRSGMILWDDTIRLGIEWRKKARAIRKEFEENERDPLKRWFFDPFVPDVTKTADGAEVPWESVPTDELASNPRHWELTPGARWHGFTHVAPGYAITDPNKLTVLTPGFDRQTGAYADHGVPAPIVAQYLRENRIVPEKNDLNSLLFLLTPGVESSKAGTLISGLVAFKRLHDDNAPLEEAMPEFVRRRPARYAGVRLRDLCADYHAFHREANTSALQRKQFAPEHLPEMVMAPKDAAQMLTRNHVDFVPIAEAEGRVATTLLLVYPPGIGTVLPGERIDERAKPMLDYFKMFEAASNLFPGFEAEIQGVYRQHEPDGRIRFYTYVLREGR from the coding sequence ATGGACTTCCACCGCCGCTTCACCGTGCTGATGTGCACGCCGACCTTCGATCCGGGCGATCTGGAGGGCGCGCGGGTCGATCAGATCGTGGCGGCGGTCGAGCAGCGCGGCTTCGAGGTGGTGCGGGCCCGCCGCGTCGAGGACGCGGCCATCGCCGTGCAGACCGACGCCGCGGTCGGCTGCCTCGTGGTGGACTGGGGCAAGCGCGGCCTCGACGGCAAGGCCGCCGCCCTCATCGACATGATGCGCAAGCGCGGCCTGGAGATGCCGATCGTCATCATGGTCCGGCGCAAGCGGCTCGAAGACATACCCGTAGAGCTCCTGGACTTCATCGACGGCTACATCTTCCTGGCCGAAGAGACGCCGGAATTCATCGCCCGCGGCCTCGTCAGCCGCGTGACCCAGTACGCCGAGACCCTGAAGACGCCGTTCTTCGGCGCGCTGGTCGACTACGCCGAGAAGGGCAACCAGCTCTGGACCTGCCCGGGCCACAACGGCGGCATCTTCTACAACCGCTCGCCGATCGGCCGCATCTTCGTCGAGCATCTGGGCGAGGCGATCTTTCGCGACGACCTCGACAATTCGGTGCTCGATCTCGGCGACCTCCTTACCCACGAGGGTCCGGCCCTGAAGGCCCAGAAGGAGGCCGCCCAGATCTTCGGCGCGGAGAAGACCTACTTCGTCCTCAACGGCACCTCGGCCTCGAACAAGATCGTGCTGTCCTCGCTGGTGGCCGAGGGCGACCTCGTGCTGTTCGACCGCAACAACCACAAGGCGGCCCATCACGGGGCGCTCTTCCTCGGCGGCGGCATCCCGATCTTCCTGGAGACGGACCGGAATGCGTACGGGCTGATCGGGCCGATCTACCACGAGGCGCTCGACGAGACGCGCATCCGCGAGAAGATCCGGAACAACCCGCTGGTGAAGGACCGCGACGCGTGGCGCAAGGAACGCCCGTTCCGCGTCGCGGTAATCGAGCAGTGCACCTACGACGGCACGATCTACGACGCGCAGGAGATCCTGGAGCGGATCGGCCACCTCTGCGACTACATCCTGTTCGACGAGGCCTGGGCGGGCTTCATGAAGTTCCACCCGCTCTTCCAGCGCCGCTTCGCCATGGGGTTGACCGGGCTCGACGAGACCGCGCCTGGCATCATCGCCACGCAATCGACCCACAAGCAGCTCGCGAGCTTCAGCCAGGCCTCGCAGATCCACACGAAGGACGGACATATCCGCGGGCAGACCCGGCGCGTCGAGCATCGGCGGCTCAACGAGAGCTTCCTGGTTCACGCCTCGACCTCGCCGTTCTATCCCCTGTTCGCCTCGCTCGACGTCGGCGCCCAGATGATGAAGGGGCGCTCCGGCATGATCCTCTGGGACGACACGATCCGACTCGGGATCGAGTGGCGGAAAAAAGCCCGCGCCATTCGCAAGGAGTTCGAGGAGAACGAGCGCGATCCCCTGAAGCGCTGGTTCTTCGACCCCTTCGTGCCGGACGTGACGAAGACCGCCGACGGGGCCGAGGTGCCCTGGGAGAGCGTGCCGACGGACGAGCTGGCCTCCAACCCGCGCCACTGGGAGCTGACGCCCGGCGCGCGCTGGCACGGCTTCACCCATGTGGCGCCGGGCTACGCCATCACCGACCCGAACAAGCTCACCGTGCTCACCCCGGGCTTCGACCGGCAGACGGGCGCCTACGCCGACCACGGCGTGCCGGCCCCGATCGTGGCGCAGTACCTGCGCGAGAACCGGATCGTGCCGGAGAAGAACGACCTGAACTCGCTGCTCTTCCTGCTGACGCCGGGGGTCGAATCGTCCAAGGCCGGCACGCTGATCTCGGGACTCGTCGCCTTCAAGCGCCTGCACGACGACAACGCGCCGCTCGAGGAAGCCATGCCGGAATTCGTCCGGCGCCGGCCCGCCCGCTACGCCGGGGTGCGCCTGCGCGACCTCTGCGCCGACTACCACGCGTTCCACCGGGAGGCGAACACCTCCGCCCTCCAGCGCAAGCAGTTCGCGCCCGAGCACCTGCCCGAGATGGTGATGGCCCCGAAGGACGCGGCCCAGATGCTCACCCGCAACCACGTCGACTTCGTGCCGATCGCCGAGGCCGAGGGGCGTGTGGCCACCACCTTGCTTCTGGTCTACCCGCCCGGGATCGGCACGGTGCTGCCGGGCGAGCGGATCGATGAGCGCGCCAAGCCCATGCTCGACTATTTCAAGATGTTCGAGGCGGCCTCCAACCTGTTCCCGGGCTTCGAGGCCGAGATCCAGGGGGTCTACCGCCAGCACGAGCCGGACGGGCGGATCCGCTTCTACACCTACGTGCTGCGCGAGGGCCGCTGA
- a CDS encoding GNAT family N-acetyltransferase: MEADAPVATHPGIVIRPSSDSDVSAMIAIYEHHIRRGVGDTGDFEEERLLPDDLKRRRKTMRKKRLPHLVAERDGQVAGYAYAVPFRKRPAYRFTLKHSIYVHPDHLHAGIGRRLLPALIEACAAGGYRQIIGYIDAKNEASLRLHEACGFARVGYLAGVGYKYGRWSDSVMVQCPLGTGSADQPAAWRRPEPAPVETLVAAHDWQGE; encoded by the coding sequence ATGGAGGCCGACGCCCCGGTCGCAACCCATCCGGGCATCGTCATCCGCCCGTCCTCGGACTCGGACGTGTCGGCGATGATCGCGATCTACGAGCACCACATCCGCCGGGGCGTCGGCGACACGGGCGATTTCGAGGAGGAGCGCCTGCTGCCCGACGACCTGAAGCGCCGCCGCAAGACCATGCGCAAGAAGCGCCTGCCCCATCTCGTGGCCGAGCGCGACGGGCAGGTAGCGGGCTACGCCTACGCGGTGCCGTTCCGCAAGCGGCCGGCCTACCGCTTCACGCTGAAGCACTCGATCTACGTCCACCCGGACCACCTGCACGCCGGGATCGGCCGGCGCCTGCTGCCGGCGCTGATCGAGGCCTGTGCGGCGGGCGGCTACCGGCAGATCATCGGCTACATCGACGCGAAGAACGAGGCCTCGTTGCGCCTGCACGAGGCCTGCGGCTTTGCCCGGGTCGGCTACCTCGCCGGCGTCGGCTACAAATACGGTCGCTGGAGCGACAGCGTGATGGTCCAGTGCCCGCTGGGCACCGGCTCCGCCGACCAGCCGGCGGCCTGGCGCCGGCCGGAGCCCGCGCCCGTCGAGACCCTGGTGGCGGCCCACGACTGGCAAGGCGAGTAG
- a CDS encoding UDP-phosphate alpha N-acetylglucosaminyltransferase, translating into MIAADGRAPYQSRAAHCALMGALLFNAGLCFLNTMGLAVTGGTVAGAEACIVMLALAFALDGRAGPWLVLAILAAYAILILVLRGSTDPKMIRDLLIPVAFYNLGLRAPDIRDADRAALAAGLVVVAMGLFEYAALPVYEQMFNIVRYYIARGSMSAAEMNGLTGSLFASGVRPDARTILPFLGPHRVSSVFLEPVSAGNFGAILFAWGLYRPGMRGRGWLFACAALTIILADARFGAVVCVAIAAALLAAHRLPRLLWFALPCTILLALAVCGFENTASDRSNNFVGRLLVAAEIITSLPVEGVLGTSAEKVFVSDAGYAYVLLQIGLVGGLAAWLLFVLMPAGSADAWRLRCAGATYICLLLVISDSPFSIKTGALLWFMLGAADGAGRGLAAEAAPRSDPYARGPYVGALARSGPLGISP; encoded by the coding sequence GTGATCGCCGCGGACGGCCGCGCGCCCTACCAGTCCCGCGCGGCCCACTGCGCGCTGATGGGCGCGCTCCTGTTCAATGCCGGGCTCTGCTTCCTCAACACGATGGGCCTGGCGGTGACCGGCGGCACGGTCGCGGGCGCCGAGGCCTGCATCGTGATGCTCGCCCTCGCCTTCGCGCTCGACGGGCGCGCCGGGCCCTGGCTGGTGCTCGCGATCCTGGCCGCCTACGCGATCCTGATCCTCGTGCTGAGGGGCTCGACCGACCCGAAGATGATCCGCGACCTCTTGATCCCGGTCGCCTTCTACAATCTCGGCCTGCGCGCGCCCGACATCCGCGACGCCGACCGCGCGGCCCTGGCGGCGGGCCTCGTCGTGGTGGCGATGGGGCTGTTCGAGTACGCGGCGCTGCCGGTCTACGAGCAGATGTTCAACATCGTGCGCTACTACATCGCCCGCGGCAGCATGTCGGCCGCGGAGATGAACGGCCTCACCGGATCGCTCTTCGCGAGCGGCGTGCGGCCGGACGCGCGCACGATCCTGCCCTTCCTGGGGCCGCACCGGGTCTCCTCGGTCTTCCTCGAACCGGTCTCGGCGGGCAATTTCGGCGCGATCCTGTTCGCCTGGGGGCTCTACCGGCCGGGGATGCGGGGGCGCGGCTGGCTCTTCGCCTGCGCGGCGCTCACCATCATCCTGGCGGATGCGCGCTTCGGCGCCGTCGTCTGCGTGGCGATCGCCGCCGCGCTGCTGGCGGCCCACCGGCTGCCGCGCCTGCTCTGGTTCGCGCTGCCCTGCACGATCCTGTTGGCGCTCGCGGTCTGCGGCTTCGAGAACACGGCGTCGGACCGGAGCAACAACTTCGTCGGGCGCCTGCTGGTGGCGGCCGAGATCATCACCTCCCTGCCCGTCGAGGGCGTGCTCGGCACGAGCGCCGAGAAGGTCTTCGTCTCGGATGCGGGCTACGCCTACGTGCTGCTCCAGATCGGGCTCGTCGGTGGGCTGGCGGCGTGGCTGCTCTTCGTGCTGATGCCGGCCGGCAGCGCGGATGCGTGGCGGCTGCGCTGCGCCGGCGCCACCTATATCTGCCTGCTCCTCGTGATCAGCGACTCGCCCTTCTCGATCAAGACCGGGGCCCTGCTCTGGTTCATGCTGGGCGCGGCCGACGGCGCCGGTCGGGGCCTCGCCGCAGAGGCAGCGCCGAGGTCGGACCCCTACGCGCGGGGACCCTACGTGGGCGCCCTCGCGCGGTCCGGCCCTCTCGGGATCTCCCCGTAG
- a CDS encoding GumC family protein: MEQVRVLPPAGSISGRHLAGDPAGGRAEGTLADLWGSARRGWLWIVAGALIAGCLGGLFVLRQTPSYRASVEILIDPQALQIVGRGLSRTDTPAQLDFANLESQSLILLSAKVLERVVARLDLADDPVLTRGAKPGIDRAGFALEALRKRLIVRRVETSLIFQLSAIYPEPRRAAEIANAVAAAYFDVAAGDRLAAVRRANETLLSQLNDLRGQLDRADLAVERYRADKGLIGSGESGLLVSQQLRDLYGQITTAEAELARLSGRREKARAWAAADGPPATPEAGASAVMISLRAQHAQSTQEIAQLSRSLGQNHPQMLALAAQRAATVRLIASEADRIRRTIDEDVRRGEEGLRLLRRRAEALVTSQTSSNEEGIRLRQLESEAEAIRRTYNLVLGRSKDLEQQEVINPNNSQIVSRAVPPLKPSDTPMPIVAAAGALLGAVLGLAAAYLFDRWRGTFATAASLAASGVPVWARLPRAGRADADQALVAAARELRDRLAAWPGATITVASEGLGAERLRTAHVLTELLIRLGEPAILVPGTLRPQRALTEPGAGRAAPRRAVSRHSPAARTELVVTERDLTDGESWLAIPETSDAIVLVVAPGRTTRARLARLIEILDGPGGFRHGGLIGLVAVQPSRPVRRAVPRGAAVAVRPA, translated from the coding sequence GTGGAGCAGGTGCGGGTCTTGCCGCCGGCCGGATCGATCTCGGGTCGCCACCTCGCGGGCGATCCTGCGGGCGGCCGGGCCGAGGGCACCCTCGCGGACCTGTGGGGCTCGGCCCGACGGGGCTGGCTCTGGATCGTGGCGGGCGCCCTCATCGCGGGCTGCCTCGGCGGTCTCTTCGTCCTGCGGCAGACGCCGAGCTACCGGGCGAGCGTCGAGATCCTGATCGACCCGCAGGCCCTGCAGATCGTGGGACGCGGCTTGTCGCGGACCGACACGCCGGCGCAGCTCGACTTCGCCAACCTGGAGAGCCAGTCGCTGATCCTGCTCTCCGCCAAGGTGCTGGAGCGCGTGGTCGCCCGCCTGGACCTCGCCGACGACCCGGTCCTCACCCGCGGGGCCAAGCCGGGCATCGACCGGGCGGGCTTCGCGCTCGAGGCCCTGCGCAAGCGGCTCATCGTGCGGCGCGTGGAGACCTCGCTGATCTTCCAGCTCTCCGCGATCTACCCGGAACCGCGCCGGGCCGCCGAGATCGCCAACGCCGTGGCGGCCGCCTATTTCGACGTCGCGGCCGGCGACCGGCTCGCCGCGGTCCGGCGCGCCAACGAGACCCTGCTGAGCCAGCTCAACGACCTGCGCGGGCAGCTCGACCGGGCCGACCTCGCGGTGGAGCGCTACCGGGCCGACAAGGGGCTGATCGGCTCGGGCGAGTCCGGCCTGCTGGTCTCGCAGCAATTGCGCGACCTCTATGGACAGATCACCACGGCGGAGGCGGAGCTCGCGCGGCTGTCGGGCCGGCGCGAGAAGGCCAGGGCCTGGGCGGCGGCCGACGGGCCGCCCGCGACGCCGGAGGCGGGCGCCTCCGCGGTGATGATCTCGCTGCGCGCGCAGCACGCCCAGAGCACCCAGGAGATCGCCCAGCTCTCGCGCAGCCTCGGCCAGAACCATCCCCAGATGCTCGCGCTCGCGGCCCAGCGTGCCGCGACCGTGCGGCTGATCGCGTCCGAGGCCGACCGCATCCGCCGCACCATCGACGAGGACGTGCGCCGCGGCGAGGAGGGTTTGAGGCTCCTGCGCCGCCGCGCCGAGGCGCTGGTCACCTCGCAGACCAGCAGCAACGAGGAGGGGATCCGCCTGCGCCAGCTGGAGAGCGAGGCCGAGGCGATCCGGCGCACCTACAACCTCGTGCTCGGCCGCAGCAAGGACCTCGAGCAACAGGAGGTGATCAACCCGAACAACTCGCAGATCGTCTCCCGGGCCGTGCCCCCGCTGAAGCCCTCCGACACGCCGATGCCGATCGTGGCGGCGGCCGGCGCCCTGCTGGGTGCTGTGCTCGGCCTCGCGGCTGCCTACCTGTTCGACCGCTGGCGCGGGACCTTCGCGACCGCCGCCTCCCTCGCGGCCTCCGGCGTTCCGGTCTGGGCGCGGCTGCCCCGCGCGGGCCGCGCCGACGCCGATCAGGCGCTCGTCGCCGCGGCCCGCGAGCTGCGCGACCGCCTCGCCGCCTGGCCCGGCGCCACCATCACGGTGGCCTCGGAAGGGCTCGGCGCGGAGCGGCTGCGCACGGCCCACGTCCTCACCGAGCTGCTGATCCGGCTCGGCGAGCCGGCGATCCTCGTGCCGGGCACCCTGCGCCCGCAGCGCGCCCTCACCGAGCCGGGGGCCGGCCGCGCCGCGCCGCGCCGCGCCGTCTCCCGGCACTCCCCCGCCGCGCGCACCGAGCTGGTGGTGACGGAGCGGGACCTCACCGACGGCGAGAGCTGGCTCGCGATCCCCGAGACCTCGGACGCGATCGTCCTCGTGGTCGCCCCGGGACGGACCACGCGCGCCCGGCTGGCCCGGCTGATCGAGATTCTGGACGGGCCCGGCGGCTTCCGGCATGGCGGCCTCATCGGTCTCGTCGCGGTCCAGCCGTCGCGGCCGGTGCGCCGCGCGGTGCCGCGGGGCGCTGCCGTGGCCGTGAGGCCGGCGTGA
- a CDS encoding acyltransferase family protein, giving the protein MLRISSSETITNPREFAGYTVNSRRVESQTRSGAVVNRKSTGLRLGAGRRFTPRYGLGPAPEGGRERAALTAGRECATMGQDGGQGADGTSRFETLDALRGVCALMVAFFHMPFAHPLRAVPHFDNVQFCVDVFFVLSGFVLLHAYGERLAGSRQDLRRRGLWRQGLRFALVRFGRLWPLHAATLGLLVAIEAARLLYLAGHPGMPVVTPPFGEAHRPIEVLTHLLFLQDFLTFGEFSWNVPAWSIAVEFYASLVLAGTVMLVGPRAHRTFAVLALLSALALHAASPGTLFAIQDWGILRCLSDLFVGCLAYGLRDALRLPEAWAGWVEAAALALLLAVAALVPPGGWAYGAPLVFGAVIALFSHGRGPVSAAAQGAVPQALGRWSFSIYLLHFPVLQLFRTGLHYAVPGAGAPTPGAEGGGIDLGAPLLNLSAALALVGVSVLLAGPSYWLIERPALAWFRALDRWAFARTPAAPGLGMPASQPMSQPVSQIEKPPHRPACGDWSPIGQ; this is encoded by the coding sequence ATGTTACGAATCTCTTCCAGCGAAACCATCACCAATCCCCGTGAATTTGCCGGATATACGGTAAATTCCAGGCGCGTTGAAAGTCAAACTCGTTCCGGAGCGGTGGTAAATCGGAAATCAACCGGCCTGAGGCTGGGAGCGGGCCGCCGATTCACGCCTCGTTACGGTCTCGGTCCTGCTCCGGAGGGCGGCCGGGAGCGCGCCGCTCTCACCGCTGGACGGGAATGCGCGACGATGGGACAGGATGGGGGTCAGGGAGCGGACGGGACGTCCCGTTTCGAAACGCTCGACGCCCTGCGGGGCGTCTGTGCTCTGATGGTTGCCTTCTTCCACATGCCCTTCGCGCACCCGCTGCGGGCGGTGCCGCACTTCGACAATGTGCAGTTCTGCGTCGACGTCTTCTTCGTGCTATCGGGCTTCGTCCTGCTCCACGCCTACGGAGAGCGGTTGGCGGGCTCGCGCCAAGATCTGCGGCGGCGAGGCTTGTGGCGGCAAGGTTTGCGCTTCGCGCTGGTCCGGTTCGGGCGCCTATGGCCGCTGCACGCCGCCACGCTCGGGCTCTTGGTCGCGATCGAGGCGGCGCGCCTCCTCTATCTCGCCGGCCATCCGGGCATGCCCGTGGTCACGCCGCCCTTCGGCGAGGCGCACCGGCCGATCGAGGTGCTCACCCATCTCCTGTTCCTGCAGGACTTCCTCACCTTCGGCGAATTCAGCTGGAACGTTCCCGCCTGGAGCATCGCGGTGGAGTTCTACGCCTCGCTGGTGCTCGCCGGCACCGTGATGCTGGTCGGGCCCCGAGCCCACCGCACCTTCGCGGTGCTCGCCCTGCTCTCTGCCCTCGCGCTCCACGCGGCGAGCCCCGGAACCCTGTTCGCGATCCAGGACTGGGGCATCCTGCGCTGCCTGTCCGACCTCTTCGTTGGCTGCCTCGCCTACGGCCTGCGGGATGCCCTGCGCCTCCCGGAAGCCTGGGCGGGATGGGTCGAGGCCGCCGCCCTCGCGCTTCTCCTCGCCGTCGCCGCCCTCGTGCCGCCGGGGGGATGGGCCTACGGCGCGCCCCTCGTCTTCGGCGCGGTCATCGCCTTGTTCTCGCACGGGCGCGGCCCCGTCTCGGCGGCGGCCCAGGGCGCGGTGCCGCAGGCGCTCGGCCGCTGGTCTTTCTCGATCTACCTGCTGCACTTCCCGGTGCTCCAGCTGTTCCGCACCGGCCTGCACTACGCGGTGCCGGGCGCGGGGGCTCCGACCCCCGGTGCGGAGGGCGGCGGCATCGATCTCGGCGCGCCGCTCCTGAACCTCTCGGCCGCCCTCGCGCTCGTCGGCGTCAGCGTCCTCCTGGCCGGGCCGAGCTACTGGCTGATCGAGCGGCCGGCGCTCGCCTGGTTCAGGGCGCTCGACCGATGGGCCTTCGCCCGGACGCCGGCCGCCCCCGGGCTCGGGATGCCCGCGTCTCAGCCCATGTCTCAGCCCGTGTCTCAGATTGAGAAGCCTCCGCACCGGCCGGCCTGCGGGGATTGGTCACCAATCGGACAGTAA
- a CDS encoding acyl carrier protein — translation MVSLEEIRNILARNEALAPVAGQIAEDENLFDKGLDSFGSVQLMLALEEHFDVEFPDHLLSRKSFSTIRSIRETVSSLVQAEAA, via the coding sequence ATGGTTTCGCTGGAAGAGATTCGTAACATTCTTGCCCGGAACGAGGCCCTCGCCCCGGTCGCCGGCCAGATCGCGGAGGACGAGAACCTGTTCGACAAGGGCCTCGACTCCTTCGGCTCGGTGCAGCTCATGCTGGCGCTGGAGGAGCACTTCGACGTCGAGTTCCCGGATCACCTGCTCAGCCGCAAGTCGTTCTCGACGATCCGCAGCATCCGCGAGACCGTCTCGAGCCTGGTCCAGGCGGAAGCTGCCTGA
- a CDS encoding acyl-CoA dehydrogenase family protein, translated as MLAERFARAASVAALHADAVDREGRFPAEAVAALKAERLLGLQIPRQFGGEGAGLTDIAEGCFALGQACSAAAMVFAMHHIKVSSLVSHGLDSAWHCRLMEQIAGEQLLVASSTTEAGIGGDLRNSLCAVEQTGEVFALGKDASVISYGAQADLILATARRNPEAATSDQVLVALFADQITLERTSTWDTLGMRGTCSDGFRLEARGVPVEQILPKPFAEIAAQSMLAASHLLWSAVWFGIASFAVDRARVFVQAEARKRQGQVPPTALRLAELSNALQAMKATLVSALRRFEDAQGNADLLDSLAFSVMLNNLKTTASDMAVDIVQRALGIVGLAGYKNGTPFSLGRPLRDVLSAPLMIGNDRILANTAKLLLVQKSSGQLMSA; from the coding sequence ATGCTGGCCGAGCGCTTCGCACGCGCCGCCTCGGTGGCGGCGCTCCACGCCGACGCGGTGGACCGCGAAGGCCGCTTCCCCGCGGAAGCGGTCGCCGCCCTGAAGGCAGAGCGCCTTCTGGGCCTCCAGATCCCGCGGCAGTTCGGCGGCGAGGGCGCGGGCCTCACGGATATCGCGGAGGGCTGCTTCGCGCTCGGCCAAGCCTGCAGCGCGGCCGCCATGGTCTTCGCCATGCACCACATCAAGGTGTCGAGCCTCGTCAGCCACGGGCTCGACAGCGCGTGGCACTGCCGCCTGATGGAGCAGATCGCCGGGGAGCAGCTGCTCGTCGCCTCCTCCACCACGGAGGCCGGCATCGGCGGCGACCTGCGCAACAGCCTCTGCGCCGTCGAGCAGACGGGCGAGGTGTTCGCGCTCGGCAAGGACGCCTCCGTCATCTCCTACGGGGCGCAGGCCGACCTGATCCTCGCCACCGCCCGCCGCAACCCAGAGGCCGCGACCTCCGATCAGGTGCTGGTGGCGCTCTTCGCCGACCAGATCACCCTGGAGCGGACGAGCACCTGGGACACGCTGGGCATGCGGGGCACCTGCAGCGACGGCTTCCGGCTGGAGGCGCGCGGCGTGCCCGTCGAGCAGATCCTGCCGAAACCCTTCGCGGAGATCGCCGCGCAGTCGATGCTGGCCGCCTCGCACCTCCTCTGGAGCGCCGTGTGGTTCGGCATCGCGAGCTTCGCGGTCGACCGTGCCCGGGTCTTCGTGCAGGCCGAGGCCCGCAAGCGCCAGGGCCAGGTTCCGCCGACCGCGCTCCGGCTCGCCGAGCTGTCGAACGCCCTCCAGGCCATGAAGGCGACGCTGGTCTCGGCGCTGCGCCGCTTCGAGGACGCGCAGGGCAATGCCGACCTTCTCGACTCGCTCGCCTTCTCGGTGATGCTCAACAACCTGAAGACGACCGCCTCCGACATGGCGGTCGACATCGTCCAGCGCGCGCTCGGGATCGTCGGGCTCGCCGGATACAAGAACGGCACGCCCTTCAGCCTCGGCCGCCCCCTGCGCGACGTCCTCTCGGCGCCGCTCATGATCGGCAACGACCGCATCCTCGCCAACACCGCCAAGCTCCTGCTCGTGCAGAAGAGCTCCGGCCAGCTCATGAGCGCGTGA
- a CDS encoding amino acid--[acyl-carrier-protein] ligase, whose product MESIQPTPTFCEPLDDDGLAEPTFLDRLFDQGLLVRTGVDGLYGRSGAFESVVEALDRLIGRLGAADNAEVLRFPPGMSRPAFERSGYLKGFPNLAGTVHSFCGHEGEHAKLLACVEAGEDWTAGQKATDIVLTPAACYPLYPVAAARGPLPAEGRLFDLQSYCFRREPSLEPTRMQLFRMREYVRMGSPDQVLAFRESWLERGTQMIRDLELPLAIDAANDPFFGRAGRMLANNQRAQGLKFELNVPVNSVEKPTACLSFNYHQDHFGTTWDLVQADGDVAHTACVGFGLERITLALLRHHGLDLAAWPEGVRRVLWG is encoded by the coding sequence ATGGAATCGATTCAGCCCACCCCGACCTTCTGCGAGCCCCTCGACGACGACGGCCTCGCCGAGCCCACCTTCCTCGACCGGCTCTTCGACCAGGGTCTCCTGGTCCGCACCGGCGTCGACGGCCTCTACGGCCGCAGCGGCGCCTTCGAGAGCGTGGTCGAGGCCCTCGACCGGCTGATCGGGCGCCTCGGCGCCGCCGACAACGCCGAGGTGCTGCGCTTTCCCCCCGGCATGAGCCGGCCGGCCTTCGAGCGCTCCGGCTACCTCAAGGGCTTCCCGAACCTCGCCGGCACCGTGCACAGCTTCTGCGGGCACGAGGGCGAGCACGCCAAGCTCTTGGCCTGCGTCGAGGCGGGCGAGGACTGGACGGCGGGCCAGAAGGCCACCGACATCGTGCTGACGCCTGCGGCCTGCTACCCGCTCTACCCGGTCGCCGCGGCGCGTGGCCCGCTCCCCGCGGAGGGCCGGCTGTTCGACCTGCAATCCTACTGCTTCCGGCGCGAGCCCTCGCTGGAGCCGACCCGGATGCAGCTCTTCCGGATGCGCGAGTACGTGCGCATGGGCAGCCCCGATCAGGTGCTGGCCTTCCGCGAGAGCTGGCTGGAGCGCGGCACCCAGATGATCCGCGACCTCGAACTGCCGCTCGCGATCGACGCCGCCAACGACCCGTTCTTCGGCCGCGCCGGCCGGATGCTCGCCAACAACCAGCGCGCCCAGGGGCTGAAGTTCGAGCTGAACGTGCCGGTCAACAGCGTCGAGAAGCCGACCGCCTGCCTCAGCTTCAACTACCACCAGGACCATTTCGGCACGACCTGGGACCTCGTGCAGGCCGACGGCGACGTGGCCCACACGGCCTGCGTCGGGTTCGGGCTGGAGCGCATCACCCTGGCACTGCTGCGCCACCACGGCCTCGACCTCGCCGCCTGGCCGGAGGGCGTGCGCCGGGTGCTCTGGGGCTGA